Part of the Oreochromis aureus strain Israel breed Guangdong linkage group 20, ZZ_aureus, whole genome shotgun sequence genome, CATGCAAGGCGAGCTGGTTACTAAAGCTGGTCTGTGTTCCTGACCTGTGACACACTCCTCTTCCACACATTCACTTTCACCAGCAGCACACCCTGTAAAGCTGTCACTCATTCCCTGCCACAGTGACCTCTGTCAGGCCACTGTCACTTTTGGGGGATAGGGTTTTCATGCCGTCCACACAcgaattgtttatttatttgttagtgTCCCTGTTTGCTGTTGTCTGCCTTCATTGTGCTTGTCTCAAGCGCTCCTAACACGCCCTTGGTGTCAGAGTCAGACGTCTCGTCTTTTTACTCGCCACCTCTGGCTGCTTTGTTCTCGACTATCCATCGGCACTGAGGTGTTGGACTTCACCTGTCAACAGACCCACTCTCTCCTTTCTGGAACTTTCTGGAAACTTTTTCACTGGCTCCCCTTTTCTAGATGATACACGCTTCATCCCAAGTAAAAGAAATGGTACATATTTATACAGCTTTTCAAAGTCTCTAAGAGAGAAGCACCGTTCACTATGTGGCATATGTCTTCCTGTAGTCCTATCATTTTTTATTAACCTTTAAGATATGTTTGGAAAACGGTATTAGCCCCGGAGGTagatattttgatattttggtTTCACATGGGTAACATAGCTAAAATTACACAAATCAGAAGCTGTAAGCCCACTGGAGCCTCTAAAAGGTTCAGTGGAGTATCTCAGCACCCTGAACTGGTCAGTCAGCTGACCTTTCAAGTGAAATATGTTCAGACCTCAGTCTCCTGCTTCTTTCCTCCAACGCTGTCTGTGCCAAGTCAAGTGTCAAGCCAGTTACTTAACCAGCATTTTTAATCGCCTTATCCCTATCCCTTTTGTTAACTGAAGCTGGAGTCTTAATACCAATGCTGCTTGTTCTCCCTGTGCGTACATAGTTTCTCTCTGGTTATTCTGGCTTCTTTCTACAGTTCAGAAACATGCATGTTATGTTAATtaatgattctaaattggctgtacgtttgagtgtgagtgtgactgtttgtctgtctctatgtgttaacCCTGACTGGCGGCCCGTCCAGGTTACAGCCCAACTTTTGCCCAGTGACAGCTGGATGCTGAACTGGATAAGCGTTTAAGATAACAGAGTGATAGATGGGAAATAATTTGGTCATTATTTCTGAAGTTTACAGCATGTTTTCCCACAAACTGGTCATTAACTTATGAACAACAGCCTAAGTCTGCACCCCTGTCTGCTTGACTCCTGTGTGTTTACTGTGTTTACACCATTTCCtaatgacaccaactgtctttTTTCTGCATTATGATCTATGAAGAAAAACTGCTTCAGTATTGGTGCATATTGGACAACATAAGGCCCGATACCAGTTATATGTTATAGATTACTGTCAGGTTCTTCTCTCAGGTTCTTCCTCtaacacaaaacatttaaaagcttCTTCCtcaattcttcttcttccttatTCCTACAATTTTAACTCCTCATTAAATCAACCTTGACCTATTCAGGGTACTCATGCTGACTGTTTTATGTCATTAAAGGCACccaataaatgtaataaaattgagatttttttctgttaccACAATAAATAATTAGAAAACACAGGTGATGACTTACTAAGATAGGACAGTAATAATCTAAAATTCAAACTGAACAATGTATTGTTGtccccacatccactgccaagTCCTCCCTTTGCAGACtgtcacacaataataacatgagCATTATCACTTAAATGTAAACGTGTGATTTGGGCTTCCTTGTTGAGATGACTGACTAAAAAAATCTCCAATAAAGAAACTAATATTAGCACTATTTTGCAGATTACTTTGAAGTTGTTCTCATTAAAGCAGACAACAAAGCACTGTGAATGTTAGAGTTTTAGAAAGATGGCTCAAAAGGAATCTTAATGTTGCTTTTTCACAGGTTTTAAAATAAAGGTGAAATATGAGTGCTCCATCTTAAAGTCACTGCTTTGTTTAGCGTGCCTGAGGAAATCAGAGCCGACAGTTAGACATGtctgttttatatatttatgctcATTTGTAGCAGATTCTTTTTTTACTCTTGTCTCACCGCTCAGTAGGTCCGAAAAAATACACGTGATGATCTAAATACAGATCACATCCTGCTGGATGACATCACGGTCAGCCTAACACTTGATAAATCACCCTGCTAAAAGAAATTTGCGTCAATGAAAACCCATTATTGAAAATTTGGATCTCAGGAGATAGCAGGTGAAGCAATTTAAGCTGAATGTGAGCGGTATTTGTCCAGGGGCTCTGTGTGGAGTATTCAGGATGGTATAATACAGTATACATGAGctgagtgtgtttgtttgttttcctttaccATAACCGTTGACTTCCAAACAGACACCGAGTCTACTCACGAAGAAGACTCTTCTGATCTGCACACTGAAGACACACAACAGGAGCTGGGTTCTGTTTTACAAAGCAAAGGAAACTCAATCTAGCTTTACTGATCCTAATCATCCTGAATAACCAGTCTTATAACTGGTTATTAATTGGCTGTGGTAAAGCAAACTTTGTGTAACATATAATAATCAAAAATCTCAGACTGAACAATAAGCTATAGTGTGACAGATTGCATATACTTGCTTAGTTTATACCCAGCCTATTCTGTTAGCATTGGGCTTTTCTAACACTTTCGTCTTTTTACTTCTTGCGAAAGCATACTGGATTACTGCACTTCTTCCTTCTGCTCCACACCCTTATTTTTCTGATGCTGACTCATTGGCTGCCTTGGAGAGTTTCCCTTTAGTAACTGTCTACttgagaataaaaatattattcacTACTACTTCCTAAATTGTACTTTTAAAGTATACCAAAATTATGGAGCTATACATGAAATATATTTTGTGTTAATGGCagcaaaatatataaatttacaCTTTGGTTTAAGtggatgtttttttcatttaatttaactGGTTTTATGTTTTACTGTCCTGTGGTATGACCTTTTCAAAGCACACTTGAATACCATAGTAAAATAAATCTGATAAGGGTTTCTCATCTCTGCCAAATACAggtagacaaacaggacaaCGCACAGCAATGCCGTGCATCAAGTTtcttaacaagaagaagaagttcATTGTGACTATATACAACCCTAAACCGAACCAGGCtgcaacaaacacagagcagagggTAATGAGTCTTATTATTTTCTCCTGACGCACAGGGTGTACACTTAACCTATCACCTCCTCCTGAGGTACATAATGCAGCCCAGAATTCTAATGCTGTGATTTCCCACCTCTGAAAGACTTTCATGTCAAGTGTTTGTGGAGGATGAATGAGAGTGAATGAAAAGAAAGGACGCGGTGTTTTATTCCACAGTCTAACAGCGATAAGAGGAGAATATTTTAAATGCTGCTACACCTGCAGCATTCACTCCATCTTCTTTAATTGTTTCACATATGCACTCACGAGgacaccacattcactgaacaCGTTCTGTGGAATCACAAGACTTTCACTGATCGAAGCACATGCCAGCCTTTTAAACTGCTTAAAAACCAACTACGTACACTCTTGGGCAATTAATTGGTCCCTTCGGACTTGTATTTGGCCTCTCAGTATTATACGAGGGAGGGAACTACATGACAGGTGTAAGGAGGTGCCTATACAGATCAGACATGTCCTAATTGTACCACTGTCACTTTTTGTGTCAGTTTGAAGCAGCGCAGTAAGAACACACTATCAGACAGAGACTGGTCCTTACGGGAAATTATCCTTCCTTCTTTACTCCGCTCATGGAAAGAAGCTTCAGTGGTGGGTTTTTACATTCTGTAAACACTTTTAACCCAATCATTAACCTTATTTTGTTACTGAACTAACACTATCATTATTTCAGCATCACAGAAATATGTAGCTGAGActgataaaaattaaaaaattaagttAGACTTTCGGtaaaactcattaaaacagTGCACagaatgattttaaaatgtatttgctaTTTTTAACCATGTGACTTCAAACCTGCTTGAAGTATTGGATGTGACAGCACACTGAAAGCAGGCAATTACAGCATTACacactcaattcaattcatgcTGACATTCATCACAGACAGAGTGAGACTGGAGAGGAGTTCATCCAGATGATGGAGTGATATGACTCTACATAATGGACACAGGCAGTTTTATACAGGTAGTTTAATGAGATCTGGAATGAAGTCCAAGACAAGTCCCATAAAAACGGCAGCACAAGCACAAAATTACCTGACAATAACTATTTTCTTGAAGAAATACATAGTTTCATAAACAGAGTTATTAATCCAGAGTTATTGCTGTCAGCAATTTACCTAAAAACTTCTTTGCAGTCAAGCCCTTATAACCAAAACCAGCTATTATAAAAGCACCCAACTGTATTTGCCTGCCAGCTATATGAATGATATGAATTTCAAGCACTGCAGATATTATTTTGTACAGAAAGAGACTTTGGAAGCAAATGTCTGCAGCTGTTTGCAAATGACACCAGGCCTGACTGGGAGAAAAGGGCTGATGTTGCATTTGCATGAAATGACCCATTAATAAGTAACGTTCACCTGTGGGTTTTTCACCTGTGGAAATACTCCAAGTATAGCCAGCTCTGGTCCAGTTATGTAATACAGCCAGAAAAAAGTGGACTAATTTCACTTTTTGAATGTGATTTTAAATGTGAAGCCATGAGTGAAAACCACCTATAGCTTTAGTGAAGATGACACACTAAAGCAAATGATGAGCTATAGCGACATATGTGATAGTGCCAGGCAGAGTGGAACAAACTGCTTTGGGTAACATTTAATTCTGTTGAAAGTGAAGGGAAAAACATATCTAGAggttattaaacaaaaaaactgctTCAGAAGACTTCACATTCTGCCTGTTCTGGTTGCTTAGTGAGTCAACATCCCACTCAGCCATGTAAAACTTGTTAGACCCACCTCTGATACATTCAGCGCTGCTGCTTCGTGACCAGAAACCGCATTAGGCTATACAGTATGTGCTCAGAAGAACCAGATGGGGTGAGCCCACCCTCCTGAGCCCCATGACCTAAGGGTATTTAAGAAAAGCATGAATAGCCCACATCTCGCTACAGCCCTCTTTGGCACACCATAGGAGATGTCCACATTTTATGATAAGATACTGACCATTTTTGTAATCATCTAAGAGTAGCAGTAAAAACAGTACATACTAAAATAAAACGAAAAAAGCACGGAATACACACAGAGACGTATATATATTATAAACTAGTGCATTACACTCAACTGAATTTcgcaaattttaaaaataaagttgttattttattttcatatattcATCACATAAATCTCACACAGATCCTACCTTCTGTTAGTCTCtgtcattgtttgttttttgctgttattgttgtttttgtttacatttcactgaacacacacacacacacacacacacacacacacacacacacacacacacacacacacacacacacatatatatatatatatatatatatatatatatatatatatatatatatatatatatatatatatattgagcAGAAGCTCCTATTGGCCGACCATTCACCACATGCAGTTGCGCACGACTTGGTGACATCAATAGGGACGAGGGATCCTGAAAAATTACTCCAGTGTTGGTGTGACGACAGTGACCGTATCGTATAAATGCCGGGACGGAAAGTTATCTGCTCATACCTCTAGACTTGGCCTTTAAGGTCACCAACTGCTGCGAGCGACTGAAAGCAACTATTATCACTGCCGATAGTGCCAGAAACTGGGGAAAGGACAATATTTTACCAGGTGAGGCTTTTAGACTACTCTCATTGGAAATGTAAATATGTCTGCTGGTTAAGGGTTGTTCTTTAACTGATCTGGATAGATCTCATGCATCATGTTTTAGTCATATTTATTTGGTGAGTCTTTAGAGTTCTCTTAGATTTCTTTGTAAAACCAATCTTCAAAAGCTGCTGCGATCTCAAAGCCTCAAAGGCTTGGTTAGCAGCTTTGCTAAAACTGGATTTCtcaagataaaaaataaaaattgtacttttaaaaaagtCTCATTTCTATTCAAAAACGAAACGTCTGGTCCCAACATTGACTTAAATACAGTGGTGCAAAGTAGACAACAAACCAGTTCACCCACgttaatattgtttttgtttaatatttcctaTCTAACGTGATCTGTTTCAGACGAAAAACTAAATTACCATGAAGTCGACATGTCTGCTTATCCTTGCATCTCTAACGGTCTGCAACTTGATGGTGTCTGGAGGGCAGAGCATGTCTGCTGAGGATGAGACTGACCGAAAGACCATAGACGACATTATTTTAGAGAGAGCAGAGACTCTTCTGTTACGGTCCATTCTCAAAAAGCTGCAGGATGAAGACGGAAGAAATGGTGCGTAAAACAcatgttaaaaattattttctgatTTAAGAAACTTGTCATAAAATCGTATTTCATACGATACTGATACTTCGGGTATATCTTAGATGTACCTGAAAGTTGCATCACATTCTCAGTAGTTTACAGTTTCGTGCGCACTTTTCAGGTTAAATCACTTGGAGCAACATTTTTGTTTAAGTAATTGCTAAACAGTTAACATCGGGAATGCAAGAGAATAtgtctcctttaaaaaaaaatatcaaagaaaCACGATTTCGACTATCTGCGCACGCGGTAGAGAGAAACCGGGATTTAATCAGTGacttctgaaacatttaagagCTACTTTCTTCTCTTGTTTTCTTCCAGACGGGTATTACTCTCAGCCAGAATGGGTGACAAAACGACAGCACCCTGGTAAGAGATATAGTGATGATTTGGAGAAGCGGCAGCATCCAGGAAGGAGAGAAGAGGACGAGGATGAACAGTACTTTGATGTTCAAAAGAGACAGCACCCGGGCAAGCGCGAAGATGAAACGCACTCTTTCCTAGAGCCGCAGAAAAGGCAGCACCCGGGAAAGCGCTCCACGGCGGGTCACAGTTCTGACAACCCCATCCTCCTGCTCAGTGAACTTTCAAAACGGCAACACCCAGGCAAACGTTACCTGGTGCTGCACAGCAAACGCCAGCACCCAGGTAAGCGTCTTCTAGAGGATGAGGACGGCGACAGGGACTGGGATGCGGACGCGGATGGAGAAGAAGACCTCGCTGAGATGGAAAAGCGTCAGCACCCTGGGAAACGGTTTTGGGATAACTCGAGTGCGGATTTAGGCACAAACAGTCCGTGTGACGTTTTGGACCCTGCGAGCTGCAGCAAGACCAGCCTGCTGCTCGACTTTTTAGACAACGTTAACAAGGGCCACGCCGAGGAGAAG contains:
- the trh gene encoding pro-thyrotropin-releasing hormone — protein: MKSTCLLILASLTVCNLMVSGGQSMSAEDETDRKTIDDIILERAETLLLRSILKKLQDEDGRNDGYYSQPEWVTKRQHPGKRYSDDLEKRQHPGRREEDEDEQYFDVQKRQHPGKREDETHSFLEPQKRQHPGKRSTAGHSSDNPILLLSELSKRQHPGKRYLVLHSKRQHPGKRLLEDEDGDRDWDADADGEEDLAEMEKRQHPGKRFWDNSSADLGTNSPCDVLDPASCSKTSLLLDFLDNVNKGHAEEKRQHPGKRFAPDEDLVDGE